A part of Aspergillus flavus chromosome 5, complete sequence genomic DNA contains:
- a CDS encoding synaptic vesicle transporter: MNAMALSWYDPTRFLLLYSKSDTGSQVPQPSDSPNDPLNVSWVRVGCPSTHKLATMVMDNSLHLILELDINAWASSYRRKDFILLNVSLLSAIVGAYGPMLGPGFVEISEELDVSVNEISQATSYLVLAIGIALLFSNPLAKCYGKRPVYLVSGILLFASSIGGALTHNYGSFLACRLVGGLGMGPFEVLVQCTIGDMYFVHERASRIAFWNLFLVSGISAGPIVSAYIIQYSGYRWAFGVCAIFYGVLTLALFFLAPETSYIRVPNTSHSSTEASSIDQPDAKAVPGEDVAQPRSETIDDIEKEPQAHNDQQQANHPPIITERKDSYWRSLRVYTGRYSTASVVKVISRPFILFLYPGILWAFLTWGTTITFTIAFSYVNGVIFNEPPYNFTTSQIGLINISPLVLSVVSEIISGPLCDKICLYLTKRNNGYYEPEFRLVLMVVGFVLGVAGFYGFGATVHYKTHWTGPVITYGLVNASLAFCSTCVFGYIIDAYTALGEEAFVAVNSRNFLSFGILYVINEWLEEDGTLKVFVVLGSLFIFTSLLTIPIWIFGKRCRGRIDKIVWLKNYMRDS, translated from the exons ATGAACGCCATGGCATTGTCTTGGTATGATCCCACGAGATTCCTCCTTTTATACTCGAAGTCTGACACCGGGAGCCAGGTTCCCCAACCTTCAGATTCTCCGAATGATCCGTTAAATGTAAGTTGGGTGAGGGTTGGTTGTCCATCTACACACAAGC TGGCCACAATGGTAATGGATAACTCCCTTCACCTTATACTGGAACTAGATATTAATGCTTGGGCATCTTCTTACAGGagaaaagattttatattactcAATGTCAGTCTCCTATCCGCGATTGTGGGGGCATATGGGCCTATGTTGGGGCCAGGGTTTGTTGAGATCTCGGAGGAGCTTGACGTTAGCGTGAATGAGATCTCACAAGCTACTTCCTACCTGGTTTTGGCAATCGGAATTGCTCTCCTTTTCAGCAACCCACTGGCCAAGTGTTATGGAAAGCGCCCCGTGTATTTAGTATCGGGGATATTGCTCTTTGCATCAAGTATTGGGGGTGCGCTGACACATAACTATGGCTCGTTCCTTGCTTGTCGGCTGGTTGGGGGTTTAGGAATGGGGCCATTCGAG GTTCTTGTGCAATGTACTATAGGGGACATGTATTTTGTGCACGAACGTGCTTCACGCATTGCTTTTTGGAACCTCTTCCTGGTCAGCGGCATCTCAGCAGGGCCGATTGTCAGTGCATATATCATCCAGTATTCTGGCTATCGCTGGGCCTTTGGCGTATGCGCTATCTTCTATGGGGTCCTCACTCTAGCTCTGTTTTTTCTTGCCCCGGAAACTTCATATATCCGGGTACCTAACACTTCTCACTCCTCCACTGAGGCCTCAAGTATCGACCAACCGGACGCAAAGGCCGTACCAGGCGAAGACGTCGCTCAGCCGCGCTCTGAAACAATAGATGATATTGAAAAAGAGCCCCAAGCTCACAACGACCAACAGCAGGCAAACCACCCGCCGATAATCACAGAGCGAAAAGATTCTTATTGGAGGTCTCTCCGAGTGTACACGGGGAGATACTCTACTGCCTCAGTCGTGAAGGTTATCAGCCGTCCGTTTATCTT GTTTCTCTATCCTGGAATTCTTTGGGCATTCCTAACCTGGGGTACAACGATCACGTTCACCATTGCTTTCAGTTATGTCAACGGAGTGATTTTCAACGAGCCTCCATATAACTTTACTACTTCGCAGATTGGTCTGATCAATATTTCGCCATTAGTCCTGAGCGTCGTGTCCGAGATCATCTCGGGCCCTCTGTGCGATAAGATTTGTTTGTACTTgacgaagagaaacaatGGGTATTACGAGCCGGAATTTAGGCTGGTCCTAATGGTCGTGGGCTTCGTCCTGGGTGTGGCTGGGTTTTACGGTTTTGGGGCCACCGTGCACTACAAGACACACTGGACCGGGCCCGTCATCACATACGGGCTGGTCAATGCTTCCCTTGCATTTTGTTCGACGTGTGTCTTCGGATACATCATCGACGCCTACACGGCTCTGGGTGAGGAGGCCTTCGTGGCCGTCAACTCTCGAAACTTCCTCAGTTTTGGAATCCTTTACGTTATTAATGAATGGCTTGAAGAAGACGGGACCCTTAAAGTGTTTGTCGTCCTTGGTAGCCTTTTTATCTTTACCAGCCTTCTCACGATACCGATTTG GATCTTTGGGAAGAGGTGTAGGGGTAGAATTGACAAGATTGTCTGGTTGAAGAACTACATGCGGGATTCTTGA
- a CDS encoding putative aryl-alcohol dehydrogenase, with translation MSFLQRAPEPATPLGRLRPLSASASIRVSPLQLGGMSIGESWSSFMGSMPNSKAFELLDAYVEAGGNCIDTSNNYQDEQSERWIGEWMKARGNRDNMVIATKYTTAYRDYELGKASYVNYSGNSRRSLHMSVRDSLQKLQTDWIDILYVHWWDQTTSIEEVMDSLHILVQQGKVLYLGVSNTPAWVVSAANYYAKANGKTPFSIYQGRWNVLRRDLEKDILPMVRHFGMAIAPWDSIGGGKFQSKKQLEARKVTGEGLRAIGPATQSEDEARMSEALEKVAAEHGVESVTTIALAYVLSKAPYVFPIIGGRKIEHLKDNIKALEIRLTEAQIEYLESIKPFDFGYPANYIGEDPGITGKASGVLATTGPLAFVKYPSPIKPSL, from the coding sequence ATGTCATTTCTTCAGCGTGCACCTGAGCCTGCAACACCTCTTGGGCGCCTACGGCCTCTTTCTGCGTCCGCTAGTATCCGAGTCTCCCCGCTACAGTTAGGGGGGATGTCAATTGGAGAGTCATGGTCTAGCTTCATGGGTAGCATGCCGAATTCAAAGGCTTTCGAACTTCTAGATGCATACGTCGAGGCAGGAGGGAACTGTATTGACACCTCGAACAACTACCAAGACGAGCAATCGGAGCGATGGATTGGTGAATGGATGAAGGCTCGTGGCAATCGTGATAACATGGTTATTGCGACCAAATACACCACGGCCTACAGAGACTACGAGCTTGGAAAAGCCTCTTATGTTAATTATTCGGGCAATTCACGGAGAAGCTTACACATGTCGGTTCGAGACTCGCTTCAGAAACTACAAACAGACTGGATCGATATCCTCTACGTTCACTGGTGGGACCAAACCACCTCGATTGAGGAGGTGATGGATAGTCTCCATATCCTCGTCCAACAAGGCAAAGTGCTCTATCTAGGAGTGTCTAATACTCCAGCCTGGGTGGTATCTGCGGCAAACTACTACGCCAAGGCAAATGGAAAGACGCCGTTTAGTATTTACCAGGGGCGATGGAACGTGCTCCGCCGTGATCTGGAGAAGGATATTCTCCCGATGGTAAGGCACTTCGGTATGGCAATTGCACCGTGGGACTCAATAGGTGGCGGGAAGTTCCAATCGAAGAAGCAGCTGGAAGCCCGCAAAGTCACAGGCGAAGGCCTCCGCGCGATCGGCCCTGCGACCCAGAGTGAGGACGAAGCGAGAATGAGCGAGGCACTCGAGAAAGTCGCGGCTGAGCATGGGGTGGAATCTGTGACGACTATCGCACTGGCCTATGTGTTATCAAAAGCGCCCTACGTCTTTCCCATCATCGGCGGGCGAAAGATTGAGCATCTAAAAGACAACATCAAAGCGTTGGAAATCCGCCTCACTGAAGCCCAGATTGAATACCTTGAGAGCATCAAGCCGTTTGACTTTGGATATCCGGCTAATTATATTGGGGAGGACCCAGGAATCACCGGAAAAGCCAGTGGGGTCCTGGCTACTACAGGGCCTCTCGCATTTGTCAAGTACCCAAGCCCTATCAAGCCCTCCTTATAG
- a CDS encoding cytochrome protein (cytochrome P450 monooxygenase) encodes MDYIHSLPSNPALGLSCCIIFILLAIVLHDVYMWKCLPPGPPPIPLIGNKFQIPSKHPWIKFEEWSNVYGPIYTIWLGRRPTVVISDPSIASELLEKRSTKYSTRPRFVTMGEIYWDMASILVQPYGKEWLIRRRLLHSALTPRALDNYKPLQEAESSRLCYQLLESAHEWEPLFDRLASSIVFAVSYGHRVDSAQSPVIKQRLDFMQYASSLNVPGAYLVESFPVLKHLPDWIAPWKAEIKRRGRLEAEANMTLVRVVQQDVESAKESPGAEPLFNSLTKQLLETRDSDPTAFPLSERDFSYIPASLFGAGSDTTSSTLCSAMLAIVTNPRTMEVAQLELDSVVGRDRLPTFEDIPSLPYLRAFSKEVLRWRPVAVLGGTPHACSEDDYYRGYYIPQGTVMLGNSWAINMNPKYYPNPDQFNPLRFLDMDPHLLPYLPKEYTASAEQEKGSGHPSKLGHSSFGWGRRICPGADLATNTLLITLSRLLWCFDIRPIPGQTYDTLDYTNGFNIRPRNLHLSLQVRSDQHRRVLEREYEVATKFLERLSPFDERMLQGNS; translated from the coding sequence ATGGATTATATCCACTCGCTCCCCTCGAACCCAGCCTTGGGGTTGAGTTGCTGCATCATTTTTATCCTTCTTGCCATAGTTTTGCACGATGTATACATGTGGAAGTGCCTGCCTCCAGGTCCCCCTCCAATTCCACTAATTGGAAACAAATTCCAAATCCCTTCAAAGCACCCTTGGATAAAGTTTGAGGAGTGGTCCAACGTATATGGCCCAATATATACCATCTGGCTGGGCCGTAGGCCTACGGTGGTGATATCTGACCCATCAATCGCCTCCGAGCTCCTCGAAAAACGCTCGACAAAATACAGCACACGCCCGCGGTTCGTCACAATGGGTGAAATCTACTGGGATATGGCCAGCATTCTGGTTCAACCGTATGGCAAGGAATGGCTCATTCGCCGGCGGCTCTTGCATTCTGCCCTAACGCCACGGGCGCTGGACAACTACAAACCACTACAGGAGGCTGAATCGAGTCGGCTATGCTATCAACTATTGGAAAGTGCACATGAATGGGAACCACTGTTCGACCGGCTCGCATCCTCTATTGTCTTTGCCGTCTCCTATGGGCACCGTGTGGATAGCGCTCAGTCGCCGGTGATTAAACAGCGACTTGATTTCATGCAATATGCGTCTAGTTTGAATGTCCCAGGAGCATACCTCGTGGAGTCCTTCCCTGTATTGAAGCATCTACCGGATTGGATTGCGCCATGGAAGGCGGAGATCAAACGCCGGGGTCGTCTTGAGGCTGAGGCAAATATGACACTTGTTCGAGTAGTTCAACAGGATGTGGAGTCCGCGAAAGAGTCCCCGGGAGCAGAGCCCCTTTTCAACAGTTTGACCAAACAGCTGCTCGAGACTAGAGATTCGGACCCAACAGCATTTCCGCTCAGCGAGCGAGATTTTAGCTACATTCCTGCTTCCCTTTTTGGTGCTGGATCCGACACCACGTCTTCCACTTTATGCTCGGCCATGCTAGCGATTGTGACAAACCCGAGAACCATGGAAGTAGCACAGCTTGAGTTAGACTCGGTGGTAGGACGTGATCGATTACCTACGTTTGAGGATATACCAAGCCTCCCCTATCTACGCGCATTTAGCAAGGAAGTCCTGCGCTGGCGTCCTGTGGCTGTATTGGGTGGAACACCGCATGCCTGTTCCGAAGACGATTATTATCGCGGATACTATATTCCGCAGGGAACGGTCATGTTGGGAAATTCGTGGGCGATCAATATGAATCCTAAGTATTATCCCAATCCGGACCAGTTCAACCCTCTTCGATTTCTAGACATGGATCCGCATCTACTGCCTTATCTCCCGAAGGAATACACAGCATCAGctgaacaagaaaaaggttCCGGACATCCAAGCAAGCTTGGTCATAGCTCATTCGGTTGGGGGCGCCGCATCTGCCCTGGCGCAGATCTTGCGACTAATACTCTACTTATTACGCTGAGTCGGCTACTGTGGTGCTTCGATATTCGACCCATCCCCGGACAAACGTATGACACCTTAGACTATACGAATGGTTTCAACATCAGGCCACGGAACTTGCATTTGAGCCTGCAGGTTCGATCCGATCAACATCGTCGAGTTCTAGAAAGGGAATACGAAGTTGCGACTAAGTTTCTCGAAAGGCTTTCGCCCTTTGACGAAAGAATGCTGCAAGGCAACTCTTGA
- a CDS encoding Fusaric acid resistance protein-like-domain-containing protein — MSLLTGSADVRSEASVPSALAGPNNDLLLPIASPGIQSPREDEREPFLHELNPTQPNVVARILERLTDRWLQTRQFITSEEGIGVLKCGLAYLLGSLATFIPMIAALLGPQEGKHIVATITVYFHPARSKGSMYKALICAALAFLYAAFISLTSMYVTIYFHQRRMIELGHALVLIVFVGLGFGFLAWTKQKMSDPLVNVACSLASLALIVVLTKEGAIQRGSVSLAKVSQVLKMLLMGIGAVMTVSFLVFPVSAQKKLRSNLAVATRSMAIMQSTITEGFLRRTQDDFQGFDYTGASTRLKKAHGELDKLLYETKLEQYVAGWERAHFHEERLVQWAHGIVHTTGALHSSALLAFETLKRPKFADHPLDGPNADASMATRYEERSAIFAADVPILEAVDLGMLETNASGNGQPVSGQLDRVSDGLVPESSLVTELFDSFVDRLGPSMRSLTLTLMNISAEISLGLSLDNRVAMSPGSPAILTQAIEEYREAQKEAFGRLYREKCDMSIDIFEKEAYFKEVAAICAHFSYSLLKYGEQLGELLTILTAFQVATAGYHRKKSWSWIKFWRRDPSRSQYLDRSNARYHTELPGASSFERPSRLQPFRDTISRHIWRTLNFFRKDETIFAFKVGVGAALFALPSFLSFTRPMYLYWKGEWGLVSYMLVCSMTIGASNTTGYARFLGTCIGALCSILVWSIAGSNAFGLAFLGFVMAICTFYISLLKGQGPLGRFIMLTYNLSVLYSFSLSQSSADEDPDERSGNNPDITKITLHRVAAVLLGCIWGIIVTRGVWPIRARKKLKSTLKLVWLRLGRIWESDPLARRITNPGVAALYMTPEDRRKMQSLLSDLESLRVAARYEIELNAPFPDTAYGKIIQHTQSIVDDLHALDLQLQGIPPSEQQLSLLRYTSRERQNLAGQISHLLGAIASSIAYACPPSHVDLSKAKHSRDRFLATIFMYRSGNETSSSALEETYSLLYTYVLVIDQIIGKMAEILVNVRRLSTGVEQDVVN; from the exons ATGTCCTTGTTGACCGGCTCTGCGGATGTGCGCTCGGAG GCCTCAGTCCCCTCCGCCCTCGCCGGACCTAacaatgatcttctccttcccatcGCAAGTCCCGGAATACAAAGTCCTCGTGAGGATGAACGGGAGCCATTCCTCCACGAGCTCAACCCCACGCAGCCGAATGTTGTCGCAAGAATACTCGAGCGTCTAACCGACAGATGGCTGCAGACACGGCAATTCATCACGTCGGAGGAAGGGATCGGGGTCTTGAAATGTGGTCTGGCATACCTCCTCGGCTCCCTGGCCACGTTCATCCCAATGATTGCGGCATTGCTAGGTCCTCAGGAAGGAAAGCATATCGTCGCCACCATCACGGTCTATTTCCACCCTGCGAGGTCAAAAGGGAGCATGTATAAAGCCCTGATATGCGCCGCCCTCGCATTTCTCTACGCCGCATTCATCTCGCTCACCAGCATGTACGTTACCATATACTTCCACCAGCGGCGCATGATCGAACTGGGCCATGCCCTGGTTTTGATCGTTTTTGTCGGCCTTGGGTTCGGGTTTCTTGCGTGGACAAAACAGAAGATGAGCGACCCACTAGTCAATGTGGCCTGCTCACTCGCATCGCTTGCACTGATTGTTGTTCTCACCAAAGAAGGGGCTATTCAGCGGGGCAGTGTCTCACTCGCAAAAGTGTCGCAGGTCCTGAAGATGCTCCTCATGGGGATTGGTGCGGTGATGACCGTGTCGTTTCTGGTCTTCCCGGTCTCCGCGCAGAAGAAACTTCGTTCGAATCTGGCTGTTGCCACCAGGTCAATGGCGATCATGCAGTCAACAATCACGGAGGGGTTCCTTCGAAGGACACAGGACGATTTCCAGGGGTTCGACTATACCGGTGCGTCTACGCGTCTGAAGAAGGCCCACGGGGAGCTAGACAAGCTGTTATATGAGACGAAGCTTGAGCAGTACGTAGCAGGCTGGGAGAGAGCACACTTTCATGAGGAAAGGCTTGTTCAGTGGGCACATGGCATCGTGCATACTACGGGCGCTTTACACAGCTCGGCACTTTTAGCTTTTGAGACGCTCAAGCGACCCAAGTTCGCCGACCATCCTCTTGATGGTCCAAATGCGGATGCCTCCATGGCTACTCGGTACGAAGAACGAAGTGCGATATTTGCCGCTGATGTTCCCATACTTGAAGCGGTGGACCTGGGGATGTTGGAAACGAATGCGTCTGGCAACGGTCAACCCGTCTCAGGACAGTTGGATCGAGTTAGCGACGGGCTGGTCCCGGAGAGCTCACTAGTCACGGAGCTTTTTGATTCCTTTGTTGACCGACTAGGTCCATCTATG CGGTCGTTAACTCTCACGTTAATGAATATATCCGCGGAAATCTCTTTGGGACTATCGTTGGACAACAGAGTCGCTATGAGCCCCGGCTCCCCTGCCATCCTAACCCAAGCCATCGAAGAATATCGCGAGGCCCAGAAGGAAGCATTCGGCCGGCTTTACCGAGAGAAGTGCGATATGTCGATTGATATATTCGAAAAGGAAGCGTACTTCAAAGAGGTAGCCGCCATCTGTGCGCATTTCAGCTACTCGTTACTGAAGTACGGGGAACAGTTGGGAGAGTTGCTGACAATTCTCACGGCCTTCCAAGTTGCAACCGCTGGGTACCACAGAAAGAAGTCATGGAGTTGGATAAAGTTCTGGCGGCGAGACCCTTCTAGGAGCCAGTATCTGGACCGTTCGAATGCTC GCTATCACACGGAGCTGCCCGGAGCGTCCAGCTTTGAAAGACCTTCCCGACTACAACCATTCAGAGATACGATCAGCCGTCATATCTGGAGAACATTGAACTTTTTCCGAAAAGACGAAACCATATTTGCCTTCAAGGTTGGTGTTGGCGCGGCCCTCTTTGCCTTgccttcatttctttctttcacaCGGCCTATGTACCTTTACTGGAAGGGGGAATGGGGCCTGGTCTCGTACATGTTAGTCTGTTCGATGACCATCGGTGCGTCGAACACTACTGGGTATGCTAGATTCCTGGGGACGTGTATTGGAGCACTTTGTTCTATCCTCGTCTGGTCGATCGCGGGCAGCAATGCCTTTGGGCTGGCATTTCTCGGGTTCGTCATGGCCATATGTACCTTCTACATCAGTCTGCTTAAAGGCCAGGGCCCGCTGGGTCGATTTATCATGTTGACTTACAATCTTTCCGTGCTCTATTCTTTCTCGCTATCCCAGAGTAGCGCTGACGAGGATCCTGACGAGAGAAGCGGTAACAATCCGGATATAACGAAAATTACCCTTCACCGAGTTGCGGCGGTGCTCTTGGGCTGTATTTGGGGGATTATTGTCACGCGGGGCGTTTGGCCGATTCGTGCAcgcaagaagctcaagagTACGTTGAAGCTGGTTTGGCTCCGGCTAGGTCGCATTTGGGAATCAGATCCTTTGGCGAGGCGCATTACGAACCCGGGCGTTGCTGCTTTGTATATGACGCCGGAGGACCGACGCAAAATGCAGAGTCTGCTATCAGATCTAGAGAGTCTTCGGGTTGCAGCCCGCTACGAAATCGAACTCAACGCCCCCTTTCCCGACACCGCATATGGCAAGATCATTCAACACACGCAATCCATCGTCGATGATCTCCATGCTCTAGATCTGCAGCTGCAAGGTATTCCTCCTTCAGAGCAGCAACTGTCGTTGCTACGATACACGTCTCGAGAGAGACAAAATTTAGCTGGGCAAATTAGCCATCTCTTAGGAG CCATCGCTTCATCAATCGCGTATGCATGCCCGCCGAGCCATGTCGACCTTTCCAAAGCGAAGCATTCACGGGACCGGTTCCTAGCCACTATTTTCATGTATCGCAGTGGGAATGAAACCTCTTCATCGGCTCTGGAGGAGACATACAGCCTATTGTATACCTATG TCCTTGTAATTGATCAGATCATTGGCAAGATGGCGGAGATTCTGGTCAATGTCCGCCGCTTGTCCACTGGCGTAGAGCAAGATGTAGTGAATTAG
- a CDS encoding uncharacterized protein (of unknown function-domain containing protein), giving the protein MHFYPKARHQPHPSIHDPAVRRRRWGLLKAAGLNFIVLQLLFLGLFCYLFGSLFQQTTHIHNLHIVYVDYDGGAVGSAIRTAYEQLKGPGFPTLSEQSVSAYSQPSTVRSAVCNIDYWGGLYTSADASIRLAAAFGGGSAAASYNNSDVLTLVWNEARYSTVVDSAISTNMQTLSEAARVAYFKINGMQALGDLNSTDPAAIAALTNPWTLASINIQPTTQGSRLVYNTLVIILILIQEFFYLGYINGLYQQFQLYVSIAAPRIATVRQLISGLYTLSGSLCTTGAIWAFRHGWHVNGGQFALTWMALWLFAHSNFLVLDVFTVWLPPPVVPMALISWVVLNVTSILLPFELAPGFYQWGYALPAHSIFQVLVDIWSDGCNPQLDYALPVLFAYEVIGLTLSSIGVYRRAHYAVIAKETEEKTWKERVAAALSEQQQQQMLEESPSPSTPDSTLTESQQQQDRARRRSTAAGIADQEALTGQLWREMSRVDKAQTSRQSTGPCFDLPFTD; this is encoded by the coding sequence aTGCATTTCTACCCCAAAGCGCGACATCAACCACACCCCAGCATCCATGACCCTGCTGTCCGCCGGCGTCGATGGGGATTGCTCAAGGCAGCAGGTCTCAACTTCATAGTACTGcagctcctctttctcgGTCTCTTCTGTTACTTGTTCGGCTCCCTTTTCCAGCAGACCACGCATATTCATAACCTACACATCGTTTATGTCGATTACGATGGAGGAGCTGTGGGAAGCGCGATTCGCACCGCGTATGAGCAGCTAAAGGGCCCCGGGTTCCCCACGTTGAGCGAACAGTCGGTGTCGGCATATTCTCAGCCGAGCACCGTGAGATCTGCCGTCTGTAATATTGACTATTGGGGCGGGTTATACACGTCGGCGGATGCCTCGATTCGCTTGGCTGCCGCATTCGGAGGAGGTTCCGCGGCAGCCTCGTATAACAACAGTGACGTTCTCACTCTAGTCTGGAATGAAGCGCGTTACTCCACCGTGGTGGATTCCGCCATTTCGACCAATATGCAAACACTGTCGGAAGCTGCGCGAGTCGCCTACTTCAAAATAAATGGCATGCAGGCGCTCGGCGATCTGAATAGCACCGATCCCGCTGCCATCGCGGCGCTTACCAACCCCTGGACGTTGGCCTCAATTAACATCCAGCCCACCACTCAAGGCTCCCGATTGGTCTACAATACCTTGGTTATTATTTTGATTCTGATTCAGGAATTCTTCTACTTGGGTTACATCAATGGCTTATATCAGCAATTTCAGCTCTATGTCTCCATCGCAGCGCCTCGGATTGCCACCGTCCGCCAGCTCATATCGGGGCTATACACGCTGTCTGGATCACTATGTACGACTGGCGCCATCTGGGCGTTTCGTCATGGGTGGCATGTCAACGGTGGACAGTTCGCCTTGACCTGGATGGCCTTGTGGCTGTTTGCCCACTCCAACTTTCTCGTCCTCGATGTCTTCACGGTCTGGCTCCCACCACCAGTCGTGCCGATGGCGCTTATCTCGTGGGTAGTCTTAAATGTCACATCGATACTCCTCCCATTTGAACTGGCCCCAGGATTCTATCAGTGGGGGTATGCGTTACCAGCACACAGCATCTTCCAGGTGCTGGTGGATATCTGGTCCGATGGCTGCAACCCGCAACTCGATTACGCGTTGCCAGTTCTATTCGCGTATGAAGTGATCGGACTAACATTAAGCTCTATCGGTGTATACCGGCGGGCGCACTATGCCGTCATTGCGAAGGAGACAGAAGAGAAGACGTGGAAGGAACGCGTTGCCGCGGCGCTAtcagaacaacaacagcaacagatGCTGGAGGAATCTCCGTCGCCCTCGACACCAGACTCGACGCTTACGGAGAgtcaacagcagcaagaTCGCGCTCGACGGCGTAGTACTGCTGCAGGTATTGCCGATCAAGAAGCACTGACGGGACAGCTTTGGCGAGAGATGTCCAGGGTCGACAAGGCCCAAACTAGCCGACAAAGTACCGGTCCTTGTTTCGACTTACCTTTTACTGACTAG
- a CDS encoding uncharacterized protein (expressed protein): MTRNQTHRLLISSNTPPILQAVRYSIIHIKICHKSITMQLSIFTVILPSLVAFASAAPSEKRQISSVSITFYTPDGEKWSQTFPTDMTSHQVETKKTVSHIYNPGGAICGFSGVQGERVDVPIGDHKLETPQVLTTGLCAHL, from the exons ATGACCAGAAATCAAACACACAGACTTCTAATCTCAAGCAACACTCCACCAATCCTCCAAGCTGTTCGGTACTCGATTATACATATCAAGATCTGTCACAAATCCATCACCATGCAGCTCTCGATCTTTACCGTCATTCTCCCTTCCCTTGTGGCGTTCGCTAGTGCTGCCCCTTCCGAGAAGCGTCAGATCTCCTCGGTCTCCATCACCTTCTACACCCCCGATGGTGAAAAATGGTCCCAGACCTTCCCAACGGATATGACCTCCCATCAAGTTG aaaccaagaagacaGTTTCGCATATCTACAACCCTGGTGGAGCGATCTGCGGATTTAGTGGTGTTCAAGGAGAGAGGGTGGATGTCCCAATTGGGGACCATAAGCTGGAGACTCCTCAGGTCCTGACCACTGGACTTTGTGCTCATCTCTAG
- a CDS encoding MAK1-like monooxygenase, whose amino-acid sequence MGTTTKPSPPLSDKSRIHVVIVGAGFAGLGTAIECHRQGLSVAVYERFPELKPLGDILSFGSNGGRIFARWGPVVDRILPVSINLQDYGFRIHKYTGEHVHTQDSMPFNRQAPTINGHRGELHQILFNYARDDLKIPIHLGCEVTGYFESTTGAGIQLVSGEKIYGDVVIGSDGVRSQARALVLGRETKLESSGYAIFRAWFSNEDILADPLTRHLCENGDTFNGWIGPDVHLLVSSLKGGKDVCWVLTHKDTSAISDRWSFPGKLADVYKVLEGWDPICKRIVSKTPESSLVDWKLIWQDPLPTWVSKQGRIALAGDSAHAFLPTSAQGATQALEDGVTIAICLSRAGKSRIPDALRAFETIRYERVRKVQETGKTTRDKWHNARWDNVKRDPKAIELPREDWILNHDAEEYANKMCEEIFGASSNGRGRGESRL is encoded by the exons ATgggcaccaccaccaagccCTCTCCCCCACTGTCCGACAAATCGCGCATTCATGTTGTAATTGTTGGAGCTG GGTTCGCGGGTCTGGGTACTGCGATAGAATGCCATCGCCAGGGCCTCTCTGTTGCGGTTTATGAGCGATTTCCTGAATTGAAACCACTGGGTGATATACTATCATTCGGGAGTAATGGAGGTCGGATCTTTGCACGATGGGGCCCAGTGGTCGACCGCATACTTCCTGTGAGCATCAATCTCCAGGACTACGGGTTTCGCATTCATAAGTACACGGGAGAGCATGTCCACACACAAGATTCCATGCCCTTTAATCGACAGGCCCCCACAATTAATGGACATCGGGGAGAGCTACACCAGATCCTTTTCAACTATGCTCGGGACGATCTGAAAATTCCCATTCATCTCGGTTGCGAGGTGACAGGGTACTTCGAGAGCACCACTGGGGCAGGAATCCAGCTCGTATCCGGAGAAAAG ATCTATGGAGATGTTGTCATTGGCTCAGATGGTGTCCGCTCCCAAGCTCGAGCCTTGGTTCTAGGTCGTGAGACAAAGCTGGAATCTAGTGGTTATGCTATCTTTCGCGCTTG GTTCTCGAACGAGGATATCCTCGCTGACCCTCTGACAAGGCATCTATGTGAGAATGGAGATACATTCAATGGCTGGATCGGCCCAGATGTACATCTACTGGTCTCATCCTTGAAAGGGGGCAAGGATGTCTGTTGGGTACTAACGCATAAG GATACATCTGCTATCAGCGATCGCTGGTCCTTTCCGGGCAAACTTGCGGATGTCTATAAGGTCCTAGAAGGTTGGGACCCAATCTGCAAGCGCATCGTTTCAAAAACCCCCGAATCGTCCCTGGTCGATTGGAAGCTCATCTGGCAAGATCCTTTGCCTACCTGGGTTAGCAAACAGGGACGCATTGCTCTTGCTGGAGACTCCGCTCATGCATTCCTTCCAACATCCGCCCAGGGAGCAACTCAGGCGCTAGAGGATGGCGTCACAATCGCTATTTGTCTGAGTCGGGCTGGAAAGTCCAGGATTCCAGACGCTCTACGGGCTTTTGAAACAATTCG GTATGAGCGTGTACGGAAAGTACAGGAAACAGGTAAAACAACTCGGGATAAATGGCACAATGCGAGGTGGGATAATGTAAAACGCGATCCCAAGGCTATCGAACTGCCACGAGAGGACTGGATCTTGAATCATGACGCAGAGGAGTATGCGAACAAAATGTGTGAGGAGATATTCGGTGCCAGCTCCAAcggaaggggaaggggagaaAGCAGACTCTGA